AATTACCATTCATAAATATATTCAAGACTTTCCAAGAGATGTTCTTGacattttgaaatttgcatataaaaTGTAACAGATGTTGGCATAATTGAAAAAATTACTATTCGAAAAAATAATGTTCCAATGTGTATTTGAAAAACATTTAACACGTACATGGAAAAATATTGAAAACCATGTATTTGAAATACTGTTAATCATTTTTCTTAAAAATGTTAGATGTGTATAAAAATTATTTTAGATGTATACCATAAATTTAGGAAAAATAGACATAAAAAGGTTTAATATCTATAGAAAACTTCTAGTATAtgcaaaaaatgtacaatgtatatGGAAAAAGTCGACATGCGATGAATGTTTTTAAAAAAGAAACTAACaagaaaataataattaaaattattttttaaAACATAAGAAAATCGGTGAAAACCAAAGAAACAAACAAACAATACAAAAATGGCAGGGGAAAAAGGAAAAACCAAGACTAAAAAAGATAGCCACCGAGAAAAAAAACTTGCCGGAGAACTACATTACCGGTCCGTCCAAGTATCGGTGCCAGTGACGAGACGGAGATGCTTCTCGGAATAAGCAAACATAGCTCCAACGAATACTCCAGTGCTCCATGTTATGGCTCTGGCCCATGCGTCGATGTGCTCTGTAGGGGAGTCCATCCTACAGCTTGCAGCAAGCGAGCTATAGACGATCTAGGTTGGAGGGGCTTGCCAACAAGTGGTAATAATCCACGATGGAGCTATGAGGAGAGACTTGCCACTGATAGAATCGAACTAGGTTGGAGGGGCTCGGCGTCGctgcaatttggtgcaacaactaTACTCACTTATTGTTAATCAGAAGGTGTGAGCCCACCAAACAATTTCTATTTTCCTGCAGTCGCCTCGCTGGAGTATGTGGTTTTTCTCTCCCGCAAGACGCTATGTGCTGGACTGGTTTAGTTTGCCATTATTTTCTTTCTCATTTtagtttttattattttcttttttgctctttctttattcattatatttttttgttttcgTTTTTCTTCATGTTTTTTGAAAAATGCTCATAGTGTACTTACAAAGGTTCGTCATTGTATTTTTAAAAGTTTGTCATGTTTAGTTTTTTAAATACATAATGAAAATTATTTAAATACACATCTACCACTTTTCAATACACAATACATATTTTGTTAGATTATGACAGGCAAATCGAACAACCAAGAAAGAAATCAACACAGCGAGACATGAGATTTTAACGTGGAAAACCACTCCAAGGCGAATGGAGAAAAAAAAACCACGGGCGCCAGCCAGCAAACTTCACTATATCAGTAGAGGGTACAACCGCAAGGGATTTATAACCGATCACCTTATCCCGTGCAGTGGCTTACAAGAGGTATATATATAATATCAGTGACCTCTGGGCTCCCGGTGATGGGCAGGAGCTCCGCTCCGCTCGTCATTTGTATTTATACTTGAATttggatcacaacataacaagtCTTTGAATTGCACCATGAAAATTTTTAAATACACATTCTACAAAATTGTAAGgcaatgaacatttttgtaataggGGTCACACATTCAAAAAACAGATCATTGAATTAAAGAAGTGTTAAcagatttttaaaaatgttcatgcctTTTCAAAACAAATGGTCGTGTTTGCAAGAACATAATTTCAGAAAAGAGTCTTTGGACTTACAATGACTGTCGTTTTATCAAAAAAAAATGTTTCTGATATGTATAttatataaaaatatttatagatATCCATGTACAAATATATGTTCTTGTTTAAATAAATGTATTCTGTAGGTAAGATGGGTGTCATATGCGTAAAATATTGAGACAAAGAAAAAGAACAACAAtgtaataaaaagaagaagaaaaagtcgGCTGTTCGTGTCACGTGGGAGCGAATGGTTGCTGGAATGAAAAATAGAGGACGATACCAATCCAGAGGGAGGCAACGAGAGAAAAACCACTTGGTGGGCGAGTCACGTGGAAAAGTATGCATGTGAGCGCTACGCAAACTCTTTTAATCTTTCAGAAATAATCTAAGAAACCAGTTTTTTAAAAGGGAACTTATTTGAAAACCGAAGGTAAAAATCTTAAAAATCGCTCGGGATGAGCCTCCAGGCAGCGACGAAGTGGGCTGGCCCATAGATGAATGCTCTCTGTGATTATACTCCGTTTTAATGCACAATGTATTAAATAGGAGGTAACGGTACGTAATAGAGAGACAGCGACGAGGATCTTCTTTCCCTCCTcgagaggtactccctccgttcctaaatatttatctttctagagatttcaacaaatgactacacacgggagcaaactgagtgaatctacactctaaaatatgtctacatacatctgtacgttgtgtccatttgaaatgcctagaaaaataaatattttggaacggagggagtattatataacTGGGCCGTTCGATTTCGAGTATACTATACATTGTCATTCGGCTGGCTTTTTCTTTCATCAATGTCTTCATGGTATTTTCTTTCGTCTCTTTGTTTTCAGTCTCTCCAATCTTCATCAATATCAGTTTTGTCACCATACTTTAAATGCCACTATTTAAACTAATAATTTTGAAAGTTGTTCCACTTgattttttattttctcctttattTTCTGTTGAACTCCTTTTTCCTAGTTGATTGAATAACCTCACAAgaattttttatttctttcttcgtCCATCTACGTCTTATTTTATATTCTTCCTTTTAAGAAATTTTCATATTTTGTAAAACAATGCTCATAAAATTAAGAAAATGTCACAATTTTTAAAATATTCACAAAATTTAAAACAAGTTCACAAATTAGGAAATGTTCAAATTTTCAACAAAATATGTTCACATATATCTATTGTTCTATAGTTTGTtatagaaaaatgttcacaaactaTTTAAAATGTGTTCACGATTTTTAGAAAAAGTCTATTTTTTATATGCTGcattttcgaaaaatgttcacTCATTGGTTTCAAATTTTACAACAAGATCGAGACATTTTTAAGATGCTACTACTTTTTATATTTTAGGAAAAAATCTTATAAACTGTTCTTTAAAGAAACCGGTTagaaaagcaaaagaaaaataataatcatGTCAAATAAATATATCGGGACGAGCATCCAGGCAGCGACGAGGTGCGCCGGCCCATAAATGAAGGCTCTCTGTGATTGTACACCATGTTGACGCACAATGTGTCACATCGGAGACCCTGGTAGTGTCGAGGCAACGACGAGGAGGAACTTTGTTCCCCCTTGGCTGGACCATATATGAGGGCTAGAGCTCGAGAGGTACTATATAATTGGGCAGTTCAATTTTGAGTACACTACTTTTCCGACaaggggaatatattaatatcgtggagataccaattacaccctgCCTCTACAACAACACAATATCGCAAAGACATTACGGATGCACATAGCCAAAAGAcaaaaaaaatagacaaaaagaaagaaagatcCTGCTACAGTGATCAATTCCTTATAGCTGCAACACGAACCACCACCTATACAACACCCGAAGTCCAAACTCTCCAAAAacgatgcctccaagaaggaaacagtGCACATGCACCGTCATCGTCCGATCCTAGATCTTAGGTTTTCACCTTGAAAAAGATCCGCGTTCTCAAAACAATGCTTTCAACAGGTTCACTATGTTGTGGCTTTCAGCCAGACTTCTCTTTCCTTTTttgggggttgggggggggggggggggggggctatctgTTTCTAGGGGCTTTTCTTTCCtctctttatttctgttttctcctATCTCCACCAATAGCATTTTGTCACCATCTTTTAGGTGCCACTGTTCAACTGATAATTTAGAAATTTGTTCCACTTGATATTTAGTTTGTTTTTCTATGCTCCATTTTTTTTTAGTAAAACTCTCCTTTTCCAGTTGGATAACTTCACAAGCATTTCGTGGGCATGTGTTGATTTTTGATGTGATAGTTTGAACTAACATTTCCTGTCCCAATCCAATCCAAGTATCAATCCATTCCTATCCTAAAAAAAAGTATCAATCCATTCCGACCAAATCCACTTAGATTACCAGCTTTCCACGTGAccatctttttttttgcgggtatcgACGTGTACGCACGCATCTATTCCTTTCACTTTGTATTTCCTCCATCCATATCGTGTCGACAGTTACCGGGCCAGGTCCCTGTCGGCCGACCTCTCAACAGCGACATCTCACCCGCCACACGGCGCACTACGGCTCACCCACTTGGACCACCACTCCGCCTATAAGTTGAAACTCACCCTGACCGAGAAGAAACCAAAGATCGGTGAAGGACGGTGCGAGCGCGCTGAGGACCAAGGCGAAGATCGTGTGGGCCAAACtggcagagaagacggaggccgcGACGTCGAGGTCGCACGACGAGCGGCAGCTGGCGCATGAGCGCGGCAGGGCCAAGGTCGCCGCCGCGGAGGCGCAGCTTCACCAGGAGAAGGTCGCGCATCGGGAGGCCGCCATGGAGCACCGCCTCCACAagcacgccggcgtcggcggcCACAACCACAAGCACGGCGCCGGTGGCGTGCACTGATATATAGCAGGGGCGTGGCGCCCCTAGGTGGCTAGGTGGCCGGCCACCGTGTGATCTCCTCTATTTTTTTAGCTGATGTATGTACTACTACGTACGCGTGTCGTGTTTATTTGGTTATAAGTTGTCTTGGTGTGCTATGTGATTTTATTGACGTTATCGGCGTTTGAATGATCGACTAATTGAAAAAACTATTTCTCTTCTTTTCTTGATGTCTTTATTTTGTTAATATTTGTTCATTATTCACTTCATCTCATGTCCATGTTTTTGCCTCCATACAATAAATAAACTAGTTCCTCAAGGGAGCTACGGACCTAGGCAGCAAGCAAACTATTACGTTCCCCATGTAAAGCAAAATTCTGGTATAGGTCAAGGTCATCTTGAACCCTAGAATCTAATATGGTGGTGTGGTGGTGATGACATTATTGGAAATCCAACTTCCAAAGTTTCAATAGAATTATCGCCTTTTTGACTACAAGGCTAGTACTATCATCTCGTCAGTCAATGTTGAAGCACGCCACATCAATGGCTCATTCGCCTCACCCTTTCCTTTCTCCGCCACCTTGGAAGCCCCTACTATGCCTGATGACTCATGTTCCTCCTCGTCAACCGCATGGAGGGATCTGATTGTTCCTCAAGCGCGAAGGGTGTCGACGATAGATGTGGTGGATCTGAAGAGGAGGTAACCAAGGGAACGACAAAGGAACACACCATGATGAAAGCACTGAGAGTGCAGTAACTCTTGGATGCGGGTGAGGCGCGCCGGCAGAAGCCGTGATTCTATCTCGCTGATATCTGAGCACCACTAGGCAAGGGAAGCATGAGAAAGAAGATGAGAGCGACATGAGTATGGGTAACCTAGCCCTCTCTCTCCATGTTTGTCTTATAGGCAGAAGGCCGAAACATCACTTTGTTTGGGATGCCATTTGTTGGTCAGGACTGACCGGTCAAGACTGCGGCGTGGCAAACAACGTCAGCTATGTCTCAGTTCGTTAGTCCTTCTGTCGGTGTCATGCGGCACACAATTCCTCTTCCAAAAATCGCCTATTGGTGGAGTGGAGATCGTGGAAATATTTTTCCCACGATCTTCTGGCCAGATGCAGGCCCATTATTCAACCACTAAAATTCCTTCTCGGGTAGCTCCCCATCGAGCAAGAAGAGACTTAACAAGCCCATGTAACCTTCTGGCAGGAGGGTTGCAAGACATTCGGGGGCTACTATCAAAGGAAGTGCCATTCGGGCACGCTAAAGTAGGAGACTCAGGTCATCCATGGCCAAGTACTGAGTCAGCTTCTCGAGCCCAGCTGTAGATGAAGGAAGACAACAACTTGCAAGCATGGACGTGGTAAGACAACATCGCACGACACGGTTTGATGGGATCAAAGGGCGCCAACCCGCCGACAGTATGCCCCGACCCATGTAACCCTAGCTTGACCAAGTATATAAGGCAAGCTAGGGATCTTTTTGAAGGATCCAACAAATTCTAGATCATCCTAGATATAAGGTTCTCCTACCACCATCTTCCCCTCCACCACCAGCCGAGGACTTGTAAATTGTAACCCAAGAAACGGATATCTTCGGCGATCCTCCGATCACCGGCGAGCACTTGAGCAATACAACCACTAAAGGTAGGTGTAGGGTCTTACCTCCTCCCAGAGGGTCCAAATTTAGGTGAACTCCATGTCTTGTGCCTTACCATTTCAATGTGCCGCTCACATACCCCTCTCTAAACAAATATGTCGTCACTTGACATCACGGCCAGTCTCAAAGCACCGACAACCAACGTGTGGAAACACGGGCTACACTAAACTTTGGATAGCGCGTCCTTTGTTCAGCCTATTTCTGAGGTGGCCGTGGCATTGTAACAACTGAACACCTGGTAATCTCTATTGTGTTGCCTTGATCGGTTGACCGATCTTTTAGGCTTTTGTAACAACTGAACACCTGGTAATAAAGTAAGGTTGCACGCATCAATCAACACAAAAGACCGGTGTCGTGCCACTAAAATGTATTCATTGTGCATATTATTACATAGTTCTTCCTTGCTACGATGTTCCATCCATTTTGTTCACTTCGCTCCGAAGTAGAAAGGTGCAACACAACTCTTCCCTGAATGCATGATACATGAAGAGCCAATCTTGTCTACATCGCCGCACGGTTGTGGTACTTGTAACGCCTGTCGCAGGCGAGGAAGTAGGCAAAGTTGAATGTCCCCACCGCCGCAAGCGTCCAGTAGACGTTGTCCAGCCTCCCGTGGTCTATGTTCTCCGGCAGCCACGCCGTGAACCGCGTCACCATGTCCATGAACATGGTGCTCGAGAAGAACCCCAGCGCGACGAGCATCGGCGCCATGGCCGTAGCCAGGCTCCGCAGCGCCTTGGGGAACTCCTGGTAGTAGAAGGCCATGTTGCCAGGAAAGTGCAGGGCCTCCCCGACCCCCGCGATGCCCATCGGGAACAGGAGCCACATCACGGACATGGGCACGCCGGGCTGCGCAAGCCTCCGGCGCTCCACTAGTGCGGCGGCGACCATGGCCCCGACGTTCAGCACGTGGCCAATGCCCACACGCTGTAGCGGGGTCGGTGGCGTGCCGCCGGTGATCTTGCGCCAGATAGGGAAGACGGCGCGGTCCAGGACCAGGGTGGCCAAGATGAACGAGACGCGGCAGCTGACGCCGACTGACCCCGCCGGGATGCTGAAGTGTGGTCCGACGGAGCGGTCCATGGCGAGCGCCTGCAGGACGATCATGCCGATCATCACGCCGATCGACATGAACAGCGGTATGCCGGATGACCACAGCGGGAAGACGCTGACGATGGCCTTGAGGTCCTCCACTTGCTGCACCGTGCACAGCCGCCAGGCGCCAGCTGACGCATCCCCGGACCCGGATGATTTGTCGCTTGTGGTGATCATGGCTGCTCGATTCAGAAATCTGCAACAACAAGGTCCCGCCGATGCATGATTCACCAATCCGGTGTCCTGTGTGGAAAGCAGCTACGGAGGAAATGCCACCTACGTACTACCTTACCTTAAGCTTTTACTTGGTGCCCCATCATCGGCCGAGTCCACGACGGCGCCGGCGCCCACGTTGTACTGCACACTGCCATGCGCGCCGCCGACTTTGATGCTACCCTTGCGCACGGCAGCCACGATGACGCGAGCCAGCTCTGTGTATGGGCTGGCCTTTGTCGCCGGCATCCGGTAGTAACACACGCCTAGAAGAAGCATGATTGTGCCGAATGCCGTCGTGGCGAGGCAAACACCAAAGCCCACCGCCCATGACACGCTGTCTTGGATGTAGACGATGGCTGTGTCGCCGAGCATGAAGGAGGCATAGAGGAAGACCAAGTACCAGTTGAAGAAGCTGTCCTTGTCGCGCGTGCTGCTGAACTGGTCCGCGCCCATCGTCGCGATGTTGAAACGTGTCCCGCCAGCGCCAATGGCGAGAAGACAGATGGCAGCGTACAACACGAAGAGTTGCCCGGGGGATCCTTGCTGGCACTCAGCAGGCGACAATGTGCAGTGTGGCGGCCGCAGCGATGGCAGCGCCGCAGTGAGCGTGAACAACACAAAAGCCTGTACAATTACATTGTGAAAAACAATATTATTAACAAAAAAGATGATCATTTGCCATGGACTGCCGGGCTCAAGTGCATGAGAAACAGTTTTGTTGCAGTGCTTCAATTTTTCTGTTGCATAAAAGGGCAGAGAATGCTGAAAACAACTAAGGGCTCATTCTGTTTACATGGTTTCCTAATCAAGGGaacataatttttttaaatcatATAGGAATACTCCAAAATCTTACAAATCGAATGATCCCTATGTAATTCAGTCTAGGGATTGTTGCATTCATTTGTGGTGATAAGGGACTGATGGTGTTGCAAGCATATAAATGTTATTGTGCAGTCATGTTTCCTTATTGGTATGGCCAGATGTTGACAGTGTAAATGACGAATTGTTGACATGTTGCAAACATATGAACAAAATGTTGGCATCGTAAAAAAAACCTCTCGTCTTGTGCAAAGAGTGAGTGAGTTCTCACGCGCCTGAGAGTTTGCAGATCGATTTTGCACCACACAAAAAAATTATATAATAATCACTATAATGTTTCATGTCAACAGGACATGTATCTTCTCAAACCTCTCTAAACTTCAAAATATTTATGTGTAAAGTTCCTGGCAATCGTTTATTCACATTTGGATATGAAATGATCAGCGTATGCATCTTGAGGTAGTTGCACGAAAGAGAGTTTTCTTTTTTTTATGTGAGGAGCATGTGTCGCTATTTGTCATTATCTTCGGATAAATGTGAAGTTGTCATGCATGCACAATTCAAATGGTTATTTTGACAGATAGAGTGCGACATGTTTTTCTTGACATTACATTACATGGCAGGACCTTATGAATACTTTTGTTGCACATCGAACTGTGACTTTCTTTTTTAGAAGAAAAAATAAGAGTAGAATTCCACGGcagattactccctccgttccgtaaTTCCTGTCTTGGTTTTAGTTCTTGAACTAAAACCTTAGTTCTTGATCTAAAACCACGACAAAAATTACGGAATTGAAGGGAGtacttaaaatgaaaatgaattaTGCATAAGAAGGttcagaaaaggaatatgactAAGTAGGCGATGTCCACTAACATATTTATCTTAACATAGAACTATGCCAGCTCGAAGGGCCACCTCAACATGCGAGCATGCATGCAAAAAATCAAATATTTTAATCTATTATttttatattcaataaatattctATAATTCTATAATAATCATATGTATTTTCATTTTCTTGTTCTTACACTATTAATCCAAATATTCACATTCATATtcttatcttctatatctaaatagttaGCACCCACTAACCTATTGCCCTCAACATCCAAGCATGTCACCATATCATGGAACATGCATGGGAGAatgcccacctcaacatgcaagcatgcatgataaTATTCATTTCATAATGCTATTTATATTGATTAATACCACTATAAAATAATCAACACAATAAATAatatgtattttatttttattctcaTATTATTACTCTAAATATTCAGTAAATATTTTATAGTTACATAATAATATGTATTGCTAGCTAGTTTTTGTTTATATATTATTAATTCAAATATTCATATTTATATAACAAAATTTCATGGAAATATATTGCAAGCAATTCCTGTGGTAACGTGTGGTGTGTCATGTAGAGTTATAAGATGTGTTTCCGACGCTACTTATAGTTTGGCTCTAGGAAGGACCAGTGTGCCATGACGCTTGAAAAGTTGTTATCGTCTCTCAAAGTTGGTCGGAACGGAGTGCGACAAAATAATTCCGTAGGGTTCGGACCAGAACGTTGATGACGGCACCGGCGAGGATGACGGGGAAGCAGCCGAGGTAGGAGTCGGAGAGGACGGCGCCGGCGATGGGCACGAGGTTGAGGGAGCCGCGGACGACATTGGCGATCTGCGCGGCTTTGACGCCGTCCACGTGGTACTCCTTGAGCAGGTACACCAGCATGTTGCTGGTCGTCCCGTTGACGGCCAGACCCAGCCCCAACATGGTCGCTGCATCCATGGTTTACGCACCATGGAGTGAGTGAGAGTGACCATGAAAACACGGATAGAGAGAGACACAGAGAGGCTGCATTCACTTACCAACTATGAAGGGGAGAGTGATCCATCCTCCTCGCTTTCCGCCTGCCTTCATTTGGGCTTCTTGATCCTCGAGGTACTGAGGTTTCGGGGAGCTGTCCATCTCTGGCTAGCTGTTGATCCTCCTACTAGTTGGTGATCTGGTCTCTGGAGGGCTGGAGATGCACGGTATATATACACATGGAAATGAGCCATGTTGCTGCTGGGCTGGGTACGTTGCTGGTGGTGTCAAAATAATGATAAACAAAAACACTCCGACGCCTGAGAGATTCCCAATCATACAAAGATGGAGCCGCGTCTGTCCGCATCGGGGTTGAAATGGCCGGAGGGCCCAGTTCAGTGACGAAAATGTTAGAGTTTTATTTTGCTGGGAGAAAAGTGAATGTTAACAGTGATGATATAGCAAGATGATGGCATGACTCTTGGTGCTCTGAAAATGCCCTTAAAATCTCATTCCTTGGACATTTGACATATGTCAGAGTCAGGATTGCACCCTGGCTGAATTCGCCGCTGTTGATTTTAACATCTCGTTTGTGTTGCTTTGTGTCATCAGTGGCTTGATAGAGTTGCACATGTCGGAGACTTATCTCTCAACACTCTTCCTGATGGTATAGTTAGGTCCCTTTCCAGCAATCGCAGATTTACTACAAAGACAATGTATGAGTGGTTAAAAAAAGATATTGTTGGGTCCCATTGGAAAGCTTGTCTCCCCCTGAAAATCAAGATTTTTTGCTTGCAATTATTTCAGAATGCTATTTTGACACATGATAATATGCGAAAAAGCAATTGGCCCGGCAATCCTTCATGTTCTTTATGTGATAATGCTGAATCTGCCAATCGCTTATACTTTACTTGTTCTCTAGCTCGCTTTGTTTGCAGGTTTTTTTGGAGAGGCTTTAGGGACTGATTGCTGCCCTACCAACTTAAGGCAAAGTTCTGCTTGGTTACATCGATTCCTTCCTGGAAATTTAGTGGAAATTTTATATGGTGTGCATCCCTGAAATTTGCTGGGTGATTTGATCCACCCGTAACAACGTAACATTATTTGATGGGCATATTGTTAGACATTTCCCGGAGGGAGGCTGTCTTCACTTCTTGCTCTTTTATTTGTACTGTGCTAGGCAGGTTTGCTGAAGGTGGATGATCATACTGTACCAGGCTGGGGTGGAAGCGGTTTTCATGACGGCGTCGATCATGGCTGATTGTGCAGAGGCGCCAAGAAGGCAGATGATTCGAAACACGATGGATGCTTAAAGCCTTGTCTTCCTCTGGACGACCTCGGATTATGTTTCCTTTGGTGTTGTTGCCTGATGCTTGGTGTTTCATACATTATTATTAGGTTGCTGTTTTGGTGTAGTAAAACTCGTATCAGTGTTTACGTTTTTGTTCCGCGACGGTGTGCGCTTGCAATGGATTTCCGACTGGTGCTCCAGCTCGCTCCCCGCTGTTCCCTCTCCTGCctgttgttgttctatatgtttcATTGTGAACGATCTCTTCTCTTCCTACTTAAAAAAAAGGTATAAGATTCTGTCATTTGCTCATTTCTCATCCAACCTTACATCTTATTTGACTtaccaaatatttttttatggaaCGGCTTAAGGCCATACATTAAGTATTAAAGGTCCTTACAAACACACAGTTATAGAAAAAAATACGTTCAAATTCTTGGGGGTGCCAAAGTCTTGTTCCTCCTAGACTATTTATATGGCCTTAAGACTTCACCGACAAGCACGTGGTTTCGTCTCCCTTTTGTCTGCCGCTTCGGCGATCGGTGGCAGGGAGG
The sequence above is drawn from the Triticum aestivum cultivar Chinese Spring chromosome 7A, IWGSC CS RefSeq v2.1, whole genome shotgun sequence genome and encodes:
- the LOC123147086 gene encoding protein NRT1/ PTR FAMILY 2.3, with protein sequence MDSSPKPQYLEDQEAQMKAGGKRGGWITLPFIVATMLGLGLAVNGTTSNMLVYLLKEYHVDGVKAAQIANVVRGSLNLVPIAGAVLSDSYLGCFPVILAGAVINVLAFVLFTLTAALPSLRPPHCTLSPAECQQGSPGQLFVLYAAICLLAIGAGGTRFNIATMGADQFSSTRDKDSFFNWYLVFLYASFMLGDTAIVYIQDSVSWAVGFGVCLATTAFGTIMLLLGVCYYRMPATKASPYTELARVIVAAVRKGSIKVGGAHGSVQYNVGAGAVVDSADDGAPSKSLRFLNRAAMITTSDKSSGSGDASAGAWRLCTVQQVEDLKAIVSVFPLWSSGIPLFMSIGVMIGMIVLQALAMDRSVGPHFSIPAGSVGVSCRVSFILATLVLDRAVFPIWRKITGGTPPTPLQRVGIGHVLNVGAMVAAALVERRRLAQPGVPMSVMWLLFPMGIAGVGEALHFPGNMAFYYQEFPKALRSLATAMAPMLVALGFFSSTMFMDMVTRFTAWLPENIDHGRLDNVYWTLAAVGTFNFAYFLACDRRYKYHNRAAM
- the LOC123152881 gene encoding uncharacterized protein, with product MGTYSAVDQLFLGGTFPSQNWILLINMPVMMGCTVKMPPGTTIDVTGGKDTIICSRVHYVQMDDPLASAPTAKGIVVKGCSLSVKDGASALRTKAKIVWAKLAEKTEAATSRSHDERQLAHERGRAKVAAAEAQLHQEKVAHREAAMEHRLHKHAGVGGHNHKHGAGGVH